In Acanthopagrus latus isolate v.2019 chromosome 17, fAcaLat1.1, whole genome shotgun sequence, the following are encoded in one genomic region:
- the hcst gene encoding hematopoietic cell signal transducer gives MAHNSVFIIVLLFLCNLAVALTDSTVSCYRIEPGTMAGIVCADVLLTLIIVIVTYRCARVRRQKIDNANKVYMNVRANCKT, from the exons ATGGCacacaacagtgtttttatcattgtcctgttgtttctctgca ACCTGGCTGTGGCCCTCACAG ACAGCACCGTGTCGTGCTACAGGATCGAGCCGGGGACGATGGCAGGCATCGTCTGCGCAGATGTGCTGCTGACCctcatcattgtcatcgtcaCCTACCGATGTGCCAGGGTTCGGCGTCAGAAGATAGACAATG CTAACAAAGTGTATATGAATGTCCGGGCCAACTGCAAGACCTAA